A stretch of Paenibacillus mucilaginosus 3016 DNA encodes these proteins:
- a CDS encoding DUF2264 domain-containing protein yields the protein MHEHRTYWIESLSRIAGPVLNALAGRRLKELMPVEAHSEDRAQCSHLEALGRTLAGIAPWLESGGREGEEGRLRETFAGLAREAVDAATDPASPDYMNFSEGTQPLVDAAFLAHALMRAPGELWERLDERVKRQVIGALKAARTIRPWFSNWLLFSGMIEAFLDRAGEGGDPMRIDYALRQHEQWYLGDGMYGDGPEFHWDYYNSFVIQPMLIDIVEQAGRRYPEWEAMREPVLRRAGRHAAVLERLISPEGTFPPIGRSLAYRFGAFQLLAQMALRRELPESLEPAAVRCALTAVMRRMLEAPGTFDADGWLTIGFCGHQKNLGEGYISTGSLYLCTAVFLPLGLPADDPFWTGEAEWTSRRLWSGGEAPIDGALYG from the coding sequence ATGCACGAGCACCGTACCTATTGGATCGAATCGTTATCCCGGATCGCCGGGCCCGTACTGAACGCCCTGGCCGGGCGCCGCTTGAAGGAGCTGATGCCCGTGGAGGCGCACTCCGAGGACCGGGCGCAGTGCTCGCACCTGGAGGCGCTGGGCCGGACGCTGGCCGGCATCGCCCCCTGGCTCGAATCGGGCGGCCGCGAAGGGGAGGAGGGCCGGCTGCGCGAGACGTTCGCCGGGCTCGCCCGCGAAGCGGTCGATGCGGCGACCGACCCGGCGTCGCCCGATTACATGAACTTCAGCGAAGGCACGCAGCCGCTGGTGGATGCGGCGTTCCTCGCCCATGCGCTGATGCGGGCGCCCGGAGAGCTGTGGGAGCGGCTGGACGAGCGCGTGAAACGCCAGGTGATCGGAGCGCTGAAGGCGGCGCGGACGATCCGGCCGTGGTTCTCGAACTGGCTGCTCTTCAGCGGCATGATCGAAGCGTTCCTGGACCGGGCGGGCGAAGGCGGAGATCCCATGCGGATCGATTACGCCCTCCGCCAGCATGAGCAGTGGTACCTCGGCGACGGGATGTACGGGGACGGTCCCGAATTCCACTGGGACTATTATAACTCGTTCGTCATCCAGCCGATGCTGATCGACATCGTGGAGCAGGCCGGCCGCCGCTACCCCGAATGGGAGGCGATGCGGGAGCCCGTGCTTCGACGGGCGGGGCGCCACGCGGCGGTGCTTGAGCGGCTGATCTCGCCGGAGGGCACCTTCCCGCCCATCGGGCGGTCGCTGGCCTACCGCTTCGGCGCGTTTCAGCTGCTCGCGCAGATGGCTCTCCGCCGCGAGCTGCCGGAGAGCCTGGAGCCCGCCGCGGTGCGCTGCGCCCTCACGGCCGTGATGCGGCGGATGCTCGAGGCGCCCGGCACGTTCGATGCGGACGGCTGGCTGACCATCGGCTTCTGCGGGCACCAGAAGAACCTCGGCGAAGGCTACATCTCCACAGGCAGTCTCTATCTCTGTACGGCCGTGTTCCTCCCGCTCGGTCTGCCTGCGGACGATCCGTTCTGGACGGGCGAGGCGGAGTGGACCAGCCGCAGGCTGTGGTCGGGCGGAGAGGCTCCCATCGACGGTGCCCTCTACGGGTAA